In a genomic window of Vanessa tameamea isolate UH-Manoa-2023 chromosome 31, ilVanTame1 primary haplotype, whole genome shotgun sequence:
- the LOC113391354 gene encoding inactive peptidyl-prolyl cis-trans isomerase shutdown-like, with protein MEEVFKDPVQLSSGVKLKDLISGNSEFQIDMDFKKPNMGLMTNCDDDLCPDIGDSDSDSEDAFKNIEKSTEKQMLSCPEYHSFGDLSTKMVDCISTGDVKMLIMEEGNGPLIPVDAMVTIHYAAYFEKAKIPFDSTLTMNGGAPLRMRLGRGRFLPGLEIGLTCVKGPKARFLLLLQPRMAWGLQGAPPRIRPEPALFVISLYDVDDVQAISRFNDLPSQEQKKYEVTMKTVKSLHNYSKDLFSKKKYFKAVKNYQQSISILNISQPENDLEREEVEKLKINAYTNLAVCYYKLNKPKHVLNMCASLEYIVDVDKHCKILFYYARGHEMLGKYEDAVTYYKKALKLQPKNKEIGEALANLDKYNLKSADQERDLWQNAFKCSSAKKTVVYDVDESFKNGVTDMCQNLAGNEEYAKFDLPPGLTKDEVECIKDLSSKFEGLVVLEEGQGKRKKLSIVKKSHT; from the exons atggaaGAAGTTTTTAAAGATCCCGTTCAACTTTCTTCAGGAGTGAAACTAAA AGATTTAATAAGTGGTAACTCGGAATTTCAAATAGATATGGACTTCAAGAAACCGAATATGGGCTTGATGACAAATTGCGATGATGACCTCTGTCCTGATATCGGAGACAGTGATAG CGACTCTGAAGATGCATTCAAGAATATAGAAAAGTCAACGGAGAAACAAATGCTCTCCTGCCCGGAGTATCACTCGTTCGGCGATCTCTCGACGAAGATGGTTGATTGTATATCGACTGGTGATGTCAAAATGCTCATCATGGAagaag gcAATGGTCCGCTGATACCAGTAGATGCGATGGTGACCATCCACTATGCAGCATATTTTGAAAAGGCGAAAATTCCTTTCGATTCCACACTCACAATGAATGGTGGTGCCCCATTG cgcATGCGATTAGGCAGAGGACGGTTTCTACCAGGTCTCGAAATCGGTCTGACTTGTGTCAAAGGACCGAAGGCTAGGTTCCTTCTGCTGCTGCAGCCGAGGATGGCATGGGGGCTCCAAGGTGCTCCGCCAAGGATTAGACCGGAGCCAGCGCTGTTTGTTATCTCTTTGTACGACGTTGACGACGTTCAAGCTATATCaag GTTCAACGATCTGCCATCGCAGGAACAGAAGAAATACGAGGTTACGATGAAAACAGTGAAATCTCTGCACAATTACTCAAAAGATTTGTTCTCGAAGAAGAAGTACTTTAAAGCCGTCAAGAATTACCAACAGTCAATATCTATACTAAACATATCACAGCCAGAGAACGATCTAGAAAGAGAAGaagtagaaaaattaaaaatcaacgcTTACACAAACTTAGCTgtgtgttattataaattaaataaacccaAACACGTTCTTAATATGTGTGCGTCCTTAGAATATATCGTAGATGTAGATAAACATTGCAAAATCTTGTTTTATTACGCTCGAGGTCACGAGATGTTAGGTAAGTATGAGGATGCTGTTACATATTACAAGAAAGCGCTTAAATTGCAACcgaaaaacaaagaaataggTGAAGCGCTTGCGAATTTAgacaaatataacttaaaatcaGCTGATCAGGAAAGAGATTTGTGGCAGAATGCGTTTAAGTGTTCGTCTGCGAAAAAGACAGTCGTCTATGACGTAGACGAGAGTTTCAAAAATGGCGTAACTGACATGTGTCAAAATTTGGCGGGAAACGAAGAATATGCGAAATTCGATTTGCCTCCCGGTTTGACGAAAGATGAGGTCGAATGTATAAAAGATTTGAGTTCGAAATTTGAGGGATTAGTCGTTTTAGAGGAGGGACAGGGGAAAAGGAAAAAGCTTTCCATTGTAAAAAAGTCGCATacataa
- the LOC113391400 gene encoding multiple coagulation factor deficiency protein 2 homolog isoform X3 has protein sequence MLRLLIVAGFLQCTISQQYQQKVAPGVPPQNYQNYQQPPPPQPMQQQPPPPQQQQYQQPPPQQQYQQPPQQQYQQQVPVQQMPVQNSHGHGHGGHDPQLLNAANIAQEREHIQEHMEVPIDTSKMTEQELQFHYFKMHDADNNNKLDGCELIKSLIHWHDQVDANRSVYTDGQIEAVLEKALKHADINNDGYIDYLEYRISMIKGKNK, from the exons ATGCTTCGTCTGTTAATAGTAGCTGGGTTTTTACAATGTACAATTTCGCAACAGTATCAGCAGAAAGTTGCGCCCGGGGTACCCCCGCAGAATTACcag AACTATCAACAGCCACCCCCTCCTCAACCGATGCAGCAACAG CCACCCCCGCCACAACAGCAACAATATCAACAGCCGCCACCACAACAACAGTACCAGCAGCCTCCCCAGCAGCAGTATCAACAGCAGGTGCCCGTGCAACAGATGCCGGTGCAGAATTCCCATGGACATGGACACGGTGGTCATG ATCCACAACTTCTGAACGCGGCGAACATCGCCCAGGAGAGAGA ACATATTCAAGAGCACATGGAAGTACCAATCGACACATCGAAGATGACCGAACAGGAATTACAGtttcattatttcaaaatgCACGACGctgataataataacaaattagacGGATGTGAGCTGATTAAGAGTTTAATACATTGGCACG ATCAAGTGGACGCGAATCGTTCAGTTTACACGGACGGACAAATTGAAGCGGTTTTAGAAAAGGCGCTTAAACACGCTGATATTAATAACGACGGATATATCGATTATTTAGAATACAGAATAAGTATgattaaaggaaaaaataagtga
- the LOC113391400 gene encoding multiple coagulation factor deficiency protein 2 homolog isoform X4 — MLRLLIVAGFLQCTISQQYQQKVAPGVPPQNYQNYQQPPPPQPMQQQPPPPQQQQYQQPPPQQQYQQPPQQQYQQQVPVQQMPVQNSHGHGHGGHDPQLLNAANIAQEREHIQEHMEVPIDTSKMTEQELQFHYFKMHDADNNNKLDGCELIKSLIHWHEPNGEEKKVLLQYKDEDLSEIVEGALKQADKNNDGYIDYAEFRSVTV, encoded by the exons ATGCTTCGTCTGTTAATAGTAGCTGGGTTTTTACAATGTACAATTTCGCAACAGTATCAGCAGAAAGTTGCGCCCGGGGTACCCCCGCAGAATTACcag AACTATCAACAGCCACCCCCTCCTCAACCGATGCAGCAACAG CCACCCCCGCCACAACAGCAACAATATCAACAGCCGCCACCACAACAACAGTACCAGCAGCCTCCCCAGCAGCAGTATCAACAGCAGGTGCCCGTGCAACAGATGCCGGTGCAGAATTCCCATGGACATGGACACGGTGGTCATG ATCCACAACTTCTGAACGCGGCGAACATCGCCCAGGAGAGAGA ACATATTCAAGAGCACATGGAAGTACCAATCGACACATCGAAGATGACCGAACAGGAATTACAGtttcattatttcaaaatgCACGACGctgataataataacaaattagacGGATGTGAGCTGATTAAGAGTTTAATACATTGGCACG AACCAAATGGCGAAGAAAAAAAAGTACTACTTCAATATAAGGATGAAGATCTGTCCGAAATAGTTGAAGGTGCATTAAAACAGGCGGATAAGAACAATGATGGATATATAGACTATGCTGAATTCAGATCAGTTACGGTGTAG
- the LOC113391400 gene encoding multiple coagulation factor deficiency protein 2 homolog isoform X1, whose product MLRLLIVAGFLQCTISQQYQQKVAPGVPPQNYQNYQQPPPPQPMQQQPPPPQQQQYQQPPPQQQYQQPPQQQYQQQVPVQQMPVQNSHGHGHGGHDPQLLNAANIAQEREHIQEHMEVPIDTSKMTEQELQFHYFKMHDADNNNKLDGCELIKSLIHWHEQGHNQNQQQQQQQQGSPPVGEKIFKDDELINLIDPILNMDDHNRDGFIDYPEFIRAQQKNQNKENN is encoded by the exons ATGCTTCGTCTGTTAATAGTAGCTGGGTTTTTACAATGTACAATTTCGCAACAGTATCAGCAGAAAGTTGCGCCCGGGGTACCCCCGCAGAATTACcag AACTATCAACAGCCACCCCCTCCTCAACCGATGCAGCAACAG CCACCCCCGCCACAACAGCAACAATATCAACAGCCGCCACCACAACAACAGTACCAGCAGCCTCCCCAGCAGCAGTATCAACAGCAGGTGCCCGTGCAACAGATGCCGGTGCAGAATTCCCATGGACATGGACACGGTGGTCATG ATCCACAACTTCTGAACGCGGCGAACATCGCCCAGGAGAGAGA ACATATTCAAGAGCACATGGAAGTACCAATCGACACATCGAAGATGACCGAACAGGAATTACAGtttcattatttcaaaatgCACGACGctgataataataacaaattagacGGATGTGAGCTGATTAAGAGTTTAATACATTGGCACG AGCAAGGTCATAATCAAAATCAGCAACAACAGCAACAGCAGCAGGGCTCCCCGCCAGTAGGGgagaaaatattcaaagatgatgagttaataaacttaatagatCCAATATTAAATATGGACGATCACAATCGTGACGGTTTCATAGATTATCCGGAATTCATTAGAGCGCAACAGAAGAATCAGAATAAGGAGAATAATTGA
- the LOC113391400 gene encoding multiple coagulation factor deficiency protein 2 homolog isoform X2, whose product MLRLLIVAGFLQCTISQQYQQKVAPGVPPQNYQNYQQPPPPQPMQQQPPPPQQQQYQQPPPQQQYQQPPQQQYQQQVPVQQMPVQNSHGHGHGDPQLLNAANIAQEREHIQEHMEVPIDTSKMTEQELQFHYFKMHDADNNNKLDGCELIKSLIHWHEQGHNQNQQQQQQQQGSPPVGEKIFKDDELINLIDPILNMDDHNRDGFIDYPEFIRAQQKNQNKENN is encoded by the exons ATGCTTCGTCTGTTAATAGTAGCTGGGTTTTTACAATGTACAATTTCGCAACAGTATCAGCAGAAAGTTGCGCCCGGGGTACCCCCGCAGAATTACcag AACTATCAACAGCCACCCCCTCCTCAACCGATGCAGCAACAG CCACCCCCGCCACAACAGCAACAATATCAACAGCCGCCACCACAACAACAGTACCAGCAGCCTCCCCAGCAGCAGTATCAACAGCAGGTGCCCGTGCAACAGATGCCGGTGCAGAATTCCCATGGACATGGACACGGTG ATCCACAACTTCTGAACGCGGCGAACATCGCCCAGGAGAGAGA ACATATTCAAGAGCACATGGAAGTACCAATCGACACATCGAAGATGACCGAACAGGAATTACAGtttcattatttcaaaatgCACGACGctgataataataacaaattagacGGATGTGAGCTGATTAAGAGTTTAATACATTGGCACG AGCAAGGTCATAATCAAAATCAGCAACAACAGCAACAGCAGCAGGGCTCCCCGCCAGTAGGGgagaaaatattcaaagatgatgagttaataaacttaatagatCCAATATTAAATATGGACGATCACAATCGTGACGGTTTCATAGATTATCCGGAATTCATTAGAGCGCAACAGAAGAATCAGAATAAGGAGAATAATTGA